The Longimicrobium terrae genome has a segment encoding these proteins:
- the mtgA gene encoding monofunctional biosynthetic peptidoglycan transglycosylase: MTDRDPFRAVSRDDGDDDRTLLWDPGPRVQPAPPPVAAKPPRKKRGIGFRIARYALIAFAGYYLFCVVLLVAYRFVNPPTTGVQMQRRVESWFSSDEYQKRRSFVALKDLPRHVPRAVIAAEDGRFREHHGYDWEEMTRATGEARSGTRFRGASTLTQQLVKNLFGCACRNPIRKVYDLTLTPAAELILGKDRILELYLNQVEWGRGGVFGIDAGAREHYDRGARRLTRTQAAGMAALLPNPRQRTPRNTPQYRADILRRMSHRGW, translated from the coding sequence ATGACCGACCGCGATCCGTTCCGCGCCGTATCGCGCGACGACGGCGACGACGACCGCACGCTGCTGTGGGATCCGGGGCCGCGCGTGCAGCCCGCGCCCCCTCCCGTCGCCGCGAAGCCGCCGCGGAAGAAGCGTGGGATCGGCTTCCGCATCGCCAGGTACGCCCTGATCGCGTTCGCGGGCTACTACCTGTTCTGCGTGGTGCTGCTGGTGGCCTACCGCTTCGTGAACCCGCCGACCACGGGGGTGCAGATGCAGCGCCGGGTGGAGTCGTGGTTCTCGTCGGACGAGTATCAGAAGCGGCGCTCGTTCGTGGCGCTGAAGGATTTGCCGCGCCACGTGCCGCGCGCGGTGATCGCGGCTGAGGATGGCCGCTTCCGGGAGCATCACGGCTACGACTGGGAGGAGATGACCCGCGCGACCGGCGAGGCGCGCAGCGGAACGCGGTTCCGCGGCGCATCCACCCTGACGCAGCAGTTGGTGAAGAACCTGTTCGGCTGCGCCTGCCGCAATCCCATCCGCAAGGTGTACGACCTGACGCTGACCCCGGCGGCCGAACTGATCCTGGGCAAGGACCGCATTCTGGAGCTGTACCTGAACCAGGTGGAGTGGGGCAGGGGTGGCGTGTTCGGGATCGATGCGGGCGCGCGCGAGCACTACGACCGGGGCGCCCGGCGGCTTACGCGGACGCAGGCGGCGGGGATGGCGGCGCTGCTCCCCAATCCGCGCCAGCGCACCCCCCGCAACACCCCGCAGTACCGGGCCGACATCCTGCGGCGGATGTCGCATCGCGGCTGGTAG
- a CDS encoding O-antigen ligase family protein produces MSEVHPGLTPDGIYPTPTGPRPAERLALRVLQLGAVLVVLTVSTYKMFELDRFFVPKELVLHLTGLAAGVLTLGAIRRIRGTRVDVLLLAFLLLSAVSALLAANVWLAMRAVAVTASGLAVFWAARGVREAGLARPLLTALAAAVVLGAATSLAQTYGVRTDLFSMNRAPGGTLGNRNFIAHLAAFGLPLVLLSALRAWRGAGYAIGGIGVALVTASLVLTRSRAAWLAFGAVVIVFGFSMLVSRPLRRNGRTWLRGAGILLIAGGGVAAAITLPNTLRWNSDNPYLESVKGVANYQEGSGRGRLIQYGRSLRMGLHHPVLGVGPGNWAVRYPEYAARRDPSLDPNTEGATSNPWPSSDWVAVAAERGFVAFGVLLLAMAGWAIGGVHRLIRARDADEALSAAALLATLVAANVAGAFDAVLLLALPSLLVWATLGALWAPDPEGRQAVSLPVRRIALLVAALAAGAGAARSGAQLAGMGLFASGGTASMRRAASIDPGNFRVQLRLARAGGRRAERCEHARAAHALYPNHEEARRLSARCPKVKP; encoded by the coding sequence TTGTCCGAAGTTCATCCCGGCCTCACTCCCGACGGCATCTATCCCACGCCCACCGGCCCCCGCCCGGCGGAGCGTCTCGCGCTCCGTGTCCTGCAACTGGGCGCGGTGCTGGTGGTGCTGACGGTGTCCACGTACAAGATGTTCGAGCTGGACCGCTTCTTTGTTCCCAAGGAGCTGGTCCTTCACCTGACCGGGCTGGCGGCCGGCGTGCTCACCCTTGGCGCCATCCGTCGCATTCGCGGCACGCGCGTGGACGTGCTGCTGCTGGCCTTTCTGCTGCTGAGCGCCGTTTCCGCGCTGCTGGCGGCGAACGTGTGGCTTGCCATGCGCGCCGTGGCGGTGACTGCCTCCGGGCTGGCCGTCTTCTGGGCCGCGCGCGGGGTGCGCGAGGCGGGGCTCGCCCGGCCGCTGCTGACCGCGCTGGCCGCCGCCGTGGTGCTGGGGGCGGCGACGTCGCTGGCGCAGACGTACGGCGTGCGCACGGACCTGTTTTCCATGAACCGCGCGCCCGGCGGCACGCTGGGCAACCGCAACTTCATCGCGCACCTGGCGGCGTTCGGCCTGCCGCTGGTCCTGCTGTCCGCGCTGCGGGCGTGGCGCGGGGCGGGGTACGCCATTGGCGGCATTGGTGTGGCGCTGGTGACGGCGTCGCTGGTGTTGACGCGGTCGCGCGCGGCGTGGCTGGCGTTCGGTGCCGTGGTGATCGTCTTCGGGTTTTCGATGCTGGTGTCGCGGCCGCTGCGGCGAAACGGGCGCACCTGGCTGCGCGGCGCGGGAATTCTTCTCATCGCGGGCGGCGGCGTGGCGGCGGCCATCACGCTCCCCAACACGCTGCGGTGGAACAGCGACAATCCGTACCTGGAGTCGGTGAAGGGTGTGGCCAACTACCAGGAGGGAAGCGGGCGCGGGCGGCTGATCCAGTACGGGCGCTCGCTGCGGATGGGGCTCCATCACCCCGTGCTCGGCGTGGGCCCCGGCAACTGGGCGGTGCGCTATCCGGAGTACGCGGCGCGGCGCGACCCGTCCCTGGATCCCAACACGGAGGGCGCGACCTCCAACCCGTGGCCCAGCAGCGACTGGGTGGCGGTGGCGGCGGAGCGCGGCTTCGTGGCGTTCGGCGTGCTGCTGCTGGCGATGGCGGGATGGGCGATCGGCGGGGTGCACCGGCTGATCCGGGCACGCGACGCGGACGAGGCGCTCTCCGCCGCGGCGCTGCTGGCCACGCTGGTGGCGGCAAACGTCGCGGGCGCGTTCGATGCCGTCCTTCTGCTCGCCCTCCCCAGCCTGCTGGTGTGGGCCACGCTCGGCGCGCTCTGGGCGCCGGATCCGGAGGGGCGGCAGGCCGTCTCCCTCCCCGTGCGGCGGATCGCGCTCCTGGTGGCCGCGCTGGCGGCGGGCGCGGGCGCGGCGCGGAGCGGGGCGCAGCTGGCGGGAATGGGACTGTTCGCCAGCGGAGGCACGGCCTCCATGCGCCGAGCCGCCTCCATCGACCCCGGCAACTTCCGCGTGCAGCTGCGGCTGGCCCGGGCTGGCGGCAGGCGTGCGGAGCGGTGCGAGCACGCCCGCGCCGCGCACGCGCTGTATCCCAATCATGAAGAAGCACGCCGCCTGAGCGCGCGCTGTCCGAAAGTGAAGCCATGA
- a CDS encoding YbjN domain-containing protein — protein sequence MNDDEFTEPDPMDDDAESEVDAFLRELQRDREENGEREVLIEVVSESLDEDGYTYTPNPEGAGLSLSIHGKHAVYTIFFFANEDSRVLRSYVRCPFLVPEEQRAPMAEALTRANYGLPLGNFEMDYSDGEVRFKTSVDVEGGRLVPLMVRNMLGASLAVCDRYYPAFMRVMHAGDEPADAIERVEI from the coding sequence ATGAACGACGACGAGTTTACCGAGCCGGACCCGATGGATGACGACGCGGAGAGCGAGGTGGATGCCTTTCTGCGCGAACTGCAGCGCGACCGCGAGGAAAACGGCGAGCGCGAAGTGCTGATCGAGGTGGTGAGCGAGTCGCTGGACGAGGACGGCTACACCTACACGCCGAACCCGGAAGGCGCGGGGCTGAGCCTGTCCATTCACGGCAAGCACGCGGTGTACACCATCTTCTTCTTTGCCAACGAGGATTCGCGCGTGCTCCGCAGCTACGTGCGCTGCCCGTTTCTGGTTCCCGAAGAGCAGCGCGCCCCCATGGCCGAGGCGCTGACGCGCGCCAACTACGGGCTGCCGCTGGGTAACTTCGAGATGGACTACAGCGACGGCGAAGTGCGCTTCAAGACCAGCGTGGACGTGGAAGGCGGCCGGCTGGTGCCGCTGATGGTGAGGAACATGCTGGGCGCCAGCCTGGCCGTCTGTGACCGCTACTATCCGGCGTTCATGCGCGTGATGCACGCCGGGGACGAGCCGGCGGACGCCATCGAGCGCGTGGAGATCTGA